The Fervidibacillus albus genome contains a region encoding:
- a CDS encoding YrrS family protein: MSNQYPPIRRSRMEQHAKKRRKKDFILNILIGIVFLAILVVGYSILFGDDSKDEMAMDTQGEETENNNGSLIGEEREEDEEIEESEGDGNDSFDEEETETNEPVTSDNEQTNTDEEMTNEETGEQIVEQSSDDPNVIKAVIDPSWEPIGTSQTGEHITVYDKGSTDRIEMEQALAYATNTTVDNLTIWWLQRGEIVNKHVIGTVETKNDGQVYRVYLEWIDGQGWKPTKMEYLKENDKES, translated from the coding sequence ATGTCTAATCAATATCCACCGATCCGTCGTTCACGGATGGAACAGCATGCAAAAAAAAGAAGAAAAAAAGATTTCATATTGAATATTCTAATTGGTATCGTCTTCTTAGCGATTCTCGTCGTCGGCTACTCCATACTATTCGGTGATGATTCTAAAGACGAAATGGCAATGGACACCCAAGGGGAAGAGACGGAAAATAACAACGGTTCTCTCATCGGGGAAGAAAGGGAAGAAGACGAAGAAATCGAAGAAAGTGAAGGGGATGGAAACGATTCTTTCGATGAAGAGGAGACGGAGACGAATGAACCCGTCACAAGTGATAATGAACAAACGAATACGGATGAAGAGATGACGAATGAAGAAACGGGTGAACAAATCGTGGAACAATCATCCGACGACCCGAACGTGATAAAAGCTGTCATTGATCCTTCGTGGGAGCCGATCGGGACATCCCAAACCGGCGAACATATTACGGTGTATGATAAGGGATCGACGGATCGGATTGAAATGGAACAAGCTTTAGCTTATGCGACGAATACAACGGTGGACAATTTAACCATATGGTGGCTTCAGCGGGGTGAAATTGTAAATAAACATGTGATTGGTACAGTCGAGACAAAGAATGATGGACAAGTGTATCGCGTCTATTTAGAATGGATAGACGGTCAAGGCTGGAAACCGACAAAAATGGAGTATTTAAAGGAAAATGATAAAGAATCGTAA
- the mtnN gene encoding 5'-methylthioadenosine/S-adenosylhomocysteine nucleosidase translates to MMIAIIGAMEEEIRIIRDQIENRKTETIAHCQYTSGKLFGKDVVLLQSGIGKVNAAMSTTILMERYKPTYIINTGSAGGLNSELEIGDIVISTEVRHHDVDVTAFGYEYGQVPQLPPAFIADEKLFQIALTCANKIDIRTEKGLIVSGDSFMNDPSRVQRISNHFRDVKAVEMEAAAIAQVCHQYDKPFVIIRSLSDIAGKQSEISFDQFLQKAAVHSAQLVMKIVETL, encoded by the coding sequence ATCATGATAGCAATTATCGGCGCTATGGAAGAAGAAATTCGCATCATTCGCGATCAAATCGAAAACCGGAAAACGGAAACGATCGCCCACTGCCAATATACATCAGGCAAACTGTTTGGAAAAGATGTCGTATTATTGCAATCGGGAATTGGTAAGGTTAACGCGGCCATGTCAACGACTATTTTGATGGAACGTTACAAACCGACATATATTATCAATACCGGTTCTGCTGGCGGATTAAATTCGGAACTTGAAATCGGCGATATTGTCATTTCGACGGAAGTTCGTCACCACGATGTGGACGTGACCGCCTTCGGATATGAATACGGTCAAGTTCCCCAACTTCCACCTGCCTTCATTGCCGACGAAAAACTTTTTCAGATCGCTTTAACCTGTGCAAATAAAATTGACATCCGAACGGAAAAGGGATTAATTGTTTCCGGAGACTCGTTTATGAATGATCCAAGCCGGGTTCAAAGAATTTCCAATCATTTTCGCGATGTAAAAGCGGTGGAGATGGAAGCTGCTGCCATTGCACAAGTATGTCATCAATACGATAAACCGTTTGTGATCATCCGGTCATTATCGGATATCGCTGGGAAACAATCGGAAATTTCCTTCGACCAATTTTTGCAAAAGGCTGCGGTTCATTCTGCTCAGCTCGTTATGAAGATCGTGGAAACGTTGTAA
- a CDS encoding YrhC family protein, producing the protein MEKRKLLVGKIIDYKNYTQILLALSTFFYFGIVIKGPDLTTAKSALLLTAMILFILFAYLFQKARKKYEEQLAETE; encoded by the coding sequence ATGGAGAAAAGAAAATTATTGGTAGGAAAAATAATTGATTATAAAAATTATACGCAAATTCTTTTAGCCTTAAGCACCTTTTTTTATTTCGGTATTGTGATTAAAGGACCGGACTTAACGACAGCAAAATCGGCCCTCCTTCTCACCGCTATGATTCTTTTTATTTTGTTCGCTTATTTGTTCCAAAAAGCGAGGAAAAAATATGAAGAACAATTGGCTGAAACTGAATAA
- the istB gene encoding IS21-like element helper ATPase IstB, whose translation MNDLIQQYAKRLKLSWIREHYHEVNARNHEEYLLKLFEQEIAQREKRKINLLLKSATLPNKYGKTFDWKDIELGQGITQTDLLDGKFIERKENLIFYGGVGVGKTYLSTLIGLNVIRKYGMRVKFYTVASLVNQLLEANEKGLLNKFFKQIEKLDLLILDELGYIPLHKQGAELLFQVISLCYEQKSIIVTTNLQFGQWNHIFGDPILTEAVVDRLIHHSRLILFKGESHRLRESVSNRY comes from the coding sequence ATGAATGATCTCATTCAACAATATGCCAAAAGATTGAAACTGAGTTGGATTCGTGAACATTACCATGAAGTTAACGCCAGAAATCATGAAGAATATTTATTAAAACTCTTCGAACAAGAGATTGCCCAGCGTGAAAAACGGAAAATCAATTTATTACTAAAATCGGCAACATTGCCAAACAAGTATGGCAAAACGTTTGATTGGAAAGATATTGAACTCGGGCAAGGAATCACCCAAACAGATCTTCTCGATGGTAAATTTATCGAGAGAAAAGAAAATCTTATTTTCTACGGAGGAGTAGGTGTTGGTAAGACTTATCTATCTACTTTGATCGGATTAAATGTCATACGCAAGTATGGAATGAGAGTGAAGTTTTATACTGTTGCCTCTTTGGTCAATCAACTTTTAGAGGCCAATGAGAAAGGATTATTAAATAAGTTTTTTAAGCAGATTGAAAAGCTCGATTTACTGATTTTAGATGAATTAGGATATATTCCCTTACACAAGCAAGGAGCAGAATTACTTTTTCAAGTAATCAGCCTGTGTTATGAACAAAAAAGCATCATCGTTACCACCAATCTTCAGTTTGGACAATGGAATCATATTTTTGGTGATCCGATTTTAACGGAAGCAGTAGTAGATCGGCTCATTCACCATTCCCGTTTAATCTTATTTAAAGGTGAGAGTCATCGTTTAAGAGAATCAGTGTCTAATCGATACTAA
- the istA gene encoding IS21 family transposase, translated as MLQVTDIQYIRQEVNRKGCSYSDVARRTNVDYRTVKKYADMEEFQPNKKIKKSQPAPVMDPVKDIVDQWLREDLKKKKKYRRTAKRIWQLLVENENFKGSDRTVRAYVAKRKKELLEESNEAALPLEAKPGDAQVDFGEAPFKYMGKVVDLPFLVMSFPSSNAAYVQVFESQNQECFLEGLKRFFHHIGGVPCRIRFDNLTPAVKKILPHGKRILTEGFQQFALHYGFAYEFCNPASGNEKGHVESKVKYIRNNMFLPERTIYNLEDFNRQLWEECKRDHQRQHYEKKIEIAKLHEEERAAFLCLPAKEYTCTRYETVKADKYGFIQIDAKKYSTSPRFASQTVLVGITYNRVDIIDENGEIIVRHERIYGEKMKSMKWQPYLALMAKRPTALKYSTFYEQLPHNWQNYLETCTLEEKKKALQLLSAILKDYDFHKASEALDLAMASGHPSIETIKHAYIQLISGQGDRFTLQMIHSVPELPNVVRGMSQYDTAMFSERGGEYE; from the coding sequence ATGTTACAAGTGACCGATATACAGTATATCAGACAAGAAGTAAATAGAAAAGGGTGCAGTTATTCTGATGTCGCAAGGCGAACCAATGTAGATTACCGAACAGTAAAAAAATACGCTGACATGGAAGAATTTCAGCCAAATAAAAAGATAAAAAAATCACAACCAGCTCCAGTTATGGATCCTGTAAAAGACATTGTGGATCAATGGTTGAGAGAGGATTTAAAAAAGAAAAAGAAATATCGACGAACTGCCAAGCGTATTTGGCAACTGTTGGTAGAAAACGAAAATTTTAAAGGTTCTGATCGGACTGTACGCGCATATGTGGCAAAACGCAAGAAGGAATTACTTGAGGAAAGCAATGAGGCTGCATTACCACTTGAGGCGAAGCCAGGAGACGCTCAAGTTGATTTTGGGGAAGCTCCGTTTAAATATATGGGAAAAGTGGTGGATCTCCCCTTTTTGGTCATGTCCTTTCCATCTAGTAATGCTGCATATGTGCAAGTGTTTGAATCTCAAAACCAAGAATGTTTTTTGGAAGGATTGAAGCGTTTCTTCCATCATATTGGGGGTGTTCCATGTAGAATCCGTTTTGATAACTTAACACCAGCAGTAAAGAAAATACTTCCACATGGCAAACGGATTTTAACGGAAGGTTTTCAACAATTTGCCCTTCATTACGGATTTGCTTACGAGTTTTGTAACCCTGCCTCCGGAAATGAGAAAGGACATGTCGAATCAAAAGTCAAGTATATTAGGAACAATATGTTCCTTCCGGAACGGACTATATATAATCTTGAGGATTTTAATCGACAGCTATGGGAAGAATGTAAAAGGGATCATCAACGACAACATTATGAAAAAAAGATAGAAATTGCAAAATTACATGAAGAAGAAAGAGCTGCTTTCCTATGTCTTCCTGCAAAAGAATACACATGTACTCGATATGAAACAGTAAAAGCAGATAAATATGGTTTTATACAGATCGACGCCAAGAAATATTCAACATCTCCCCGATTCGCTAGTCAAACCGTATTGGTCGGGATTACATATAATCGGGTCGATATCATCGATGAAAATGGTGAAATCATTGTTCGACATGAAAGAATATATGGGGAAAAAATGAAGTCCATGAAATGGCAGCCGTATTTGGCTTTAATGGCTAAAAGACCGACGGCCTTGAAATATAGTACATTTTATGAGCAGCTTCCGCACAATTGGCAAAATTATTTGGAAACATGCACATTGGAAGAGAAAAAGAAAGCATTACAACTCCTTTCAGCGATTCTCAAAGACTATGATTTTCATAAAGCAAGCGAGGCATTAGATTTGGCAATGGCTTCTGGCCACCCTTCAATAGAAACGATCAAACATGCCTATATTCAATTGATTTCTGGACAAGGCGATCGTTTCACATTACAGATGATCCATTCGGTTCCGGAACTGCCAAATGTTGTAAGAGGCATGAGCCAATATGATACCGCCATGTTCTCAGAAAGGGGTGGCGAATATGAATGA